A window of Sodalis praecaptivus genomic DNA:
ACTGCCCGCGTCGGTGGTAGACAACGTCAAGCTGTTTACGCTCGACACCTTTGGCGTGATTGCCGCCAGCGCCCGCGCGCCGGGTATGGATGCGTTGATGGCGGCGCTTACCGAATGGGAAAGCGGCGGCTGCGCCACGCTGCTATTGAACGGGCGCCAGGTCAATCCGGTCAGCGCGGCGCTGGCCAACGGCGCCGCGGCCCACAGCCTGGATTTTGACGATCAGCATGATCCGGCGCGCGTCCATGCCTTTTGCGTCATTTTACCGACGGTACTCGCGGCGGCGCAAGCCCACGGCCACGTCAGCGGTAAAACCGCCCTGACCGCCCTGGCCGTAGGCGTCGAGCTGTTCTGCCGTCTGGGCCTGACCTGTTACAACTCGTTGGGCAAAGGCTGGCATCCCACCACCGCGCTGGGGTGTATCAGCGCCGCGGCGGCGGCGGCCAAAGTGTTCGGTCTCGACGCCGAGCAAACACTCAATGCCATGGGCCTTGCCTATGTGCAGATGAGCGGTACGACCCAATTTATCGCCGATGGCGTGCTGGCGAAACGCGTCGGCCCCGGCTTCGCGGCGCGCTCCGGGCTTCAAGCCGCCCAATTGGCGCGCCATGGTATTACCGGACCGGCACGCTTTCTGGAAGGGAAAGCCGGCCTGTTTACGCTCTATGAGCGCGGCGAAGTGTCGCCGGAGATCCTGCTCGATGGATGGGGGGAGCGCTGGCATTTGCTGGATCTCAGCATGAAACCGTGGCCCTGCTGCCGCTGCACCCACACCGCCATTCAATTGGCCCTGGCGCTGCGCGCCGAGGGTATCCGCCCGGAGCACATTGAGAGCGGCGTCATCGCGCTGGGACAGGTGAATCACCAGATTGTGGGGGCGCCGTTTTTGCAACAGCATCCGACGCCGACGGTGCATGCGCAGTTCAACGCCGCCTATGCGTTTGCGGCGGCCTTGACCGACGGTCAGGTGGGCATTGATAGCTTCACGCCGCAGCAGGTCAGGCGCGACGCGACCGCCTGGGCCAGCCGTCTGCGCTGCGAGGTGGCGGCGGATTTCCCCGCAACCGCGGTGCCGCCGGCCCGCGTCCGTTTGCAGATGACCGACGGCGCCACCCGGGAGATCACCAGTTTGACCATGAAAGGCGCGCCGGACGATCCCCTCAGTACCGAAGAGGTGCTGACGAAGTTCCGCGCCAATCTGGCCCACGGCTGGCGTACGCCGTCGGCTCGCGTGGGCGTGCTGGAAAAGGTGCTGCTGTCGCTGGAGCAGCAAGACAGCATGACGCTGGTCATGAGTTTATTCGTCGCCTGTCAACCCGGCGGGCAGTCATCATGAGCGCGGCGTCGAAGCTGATAGGCCAGCCGCTGTCGGCGCTGGACACGCCCGCCCTGGTGGTGGAGATGCCGGTGATGATGCGCAATTTGGCGCGTATCGCCGACGCCTGCCGCGCCGCCGGCGTGCAGTGGCGGCCGCATTGTAAAACCCATAAGTCACCGGCTATTGCGCTGATGCAGTTGTCCCACGGCGCCTGCGGTATTACCTGCGCCAAACTGGCCGAGGCCGAAGTGATGGTGGCCGCCGGCATTACCGATATCCTGATCGCCAATCAAATCGTCGGACCGCTGAAAATTGCGCGCCTGCTGGCCCTGCGCCAGGCCGGCGCCACGCTGGCGGTGGCGGTGGACAACGCCGGTAATGTGACGGACCTGGCGCAGGCGGCGGCGGCGGCGGGCGTCACCCTGGAGGTGATGATCGAGGTGGATACCGGCACCCAAAGAGCCGGCGTGGAACCCGGCGAGCCGGTGCTGCGCCTGGCGCGCCATATCGCCGACAGCCCCGCGCTGCGGCTGCGCGGCGTAATGACCTGGGAAGGGCACACCACCCGTATCGCCGATGCGCAACAAAAACGCGCCGCCATCACCGCGGCCGTGGCGTTATTGACCGACAGCGCCGATCTGTGTCGGCGCCACGGCATCGCGGTCCCCGAGGTGAGCTGCGGAGGGACCGGCACTTACCGCACCGCGGCGACGCTGCCGGGCGTGACGGAAATCCAGGCCGGCGGCGGCATTTTCGGCGATGTGCATTACCGCGAGCTCTACCACGTGCCGGTGGAATACGCCTTAACGTTGCTTACCACCATCACCAGCCGGCCCACGCCGACGCGCATCATCTGCGACGCCGGCAAAAAGGCGTTGAGCTGCGATGCGGGGATACCGATCCCCCTTGAGCTACCGCTGGTGCAAAGCGTGGGCTTCTCCGCCGAGCACGGCAAGGTGGAACTGGCGGCGCCCTCCGCGCTGCCGGCGGTAGGCGATAGGCTGCGCTGGGTGGTGGGCTACGGCGATACCAGCGTGCATCTGCACGACAGGATTTACGGCATTCAGGACGGCGTGATTGTCACCGAATGGGCGATACCCTCCGGGTCACGGTTACGCTGATGCGCCACAACGTTCATTCCAAGCTAAAGAGAAAATTATGACACAGCCAGTTTATCGTTTAGGGGTGGATATCGGCGGCACCTTCACCGATGTGGTGCTTATCGCCGACGACGGGACCATCTTCAGTAAGAAAGTGCTCTCCACGCCGCAGGATTACAGCCAGGGCATAGAGAATGGCGTCGCGGCGCTGCTTCAGTCGCTAAATATTCCGGGTAGCGCCATTAGCGAATTCGTCCACGCTACCACCGTGGCGACCAATACCATCATCGAACGCAAAGGGGCGCGGGTCGGACTGGTTACCACCCGCGGCTTTCGCGACGTGCTGGAGATAGGGCGCTTTCGCACGCCGCGGCTTTACGACATTGATTATAAGAAACCGGACCCGCTGGTGCCGCGCCAGCTGCGCTGCGAGGTAACCGAGCGTATCGACGCGCACGGCGAGGTGGTCACGCCGCTGGATTACGCCTGCCTGGACGCGGCGGTGGCAACGTTCCGCCAGGCCGGCGTGGAGGCGGTGGCGGTAACGCTGGTGAACTCTTACGTCAATCCCGACCATGAACGGGCGGCGGCGGCCTATATCGCCGAACGCCTGCCGGCGATTACCGTGACCGCTTCGGTGGATTTGCTGCCGCAGCTTGGCGAGTACGAACGCACCAGCACCACGGTGGTCAACGCCTATATCCGTCCGGTGGTGGGCCGCTATGTCGATGCGTTAAAAATGCGCCTGGCCCGCCTCGGTATTGAAGCGCCGCTGATGATCATGCAGTCCAGCGGCGGTATCTCGCCGGGCGAGGTGGTGGCGCGCCAGCCTATCGACATCATCGAGAGCGGCCCGGCCGCCGGCGTGCTGGGCAGCGCCCGGTTGGGTCGGCATATCGGCGAAGGCGAGATGATCGTGTTCGATATGGGCGGCACGACGGCCAAAGCCACCATCATTGAGGATTTTGCCTACGCGCTCTGCCCGGAGACCGAAGTCGGCGGCGGCGCCGCGCTGGGCACCCGCATGATTAAAGGCGCCGGTTACCCGGTGCAGGTGCCCACCATCGATATCGCCGAAGTGGGCGCCGGGGGCGGCAGCATCGCCGCCAGCGACAGCGCTGGCGGTTTGCAGGTCGGGCCGCGCAGCGCCGGCGCCGAGCCGGGGCCGGTGGCCTACGGCCGCGGCGGCACCCAGGCGACGGTGACCGATGCCAATTTACTGTTAGGCTACCTGAATCCCGCGGCGTTGGTCAGCGGTGAGCTGGCGCTGGACAGCGACGGCGCGCGTCAGGTGATGACGGCGCTCGGTGAGAGGATCGGATTGTCGGTGACCGAAACCGCCGCCGGCATCCATAACATCGCCGATGCCACCATGTTGCGCGCGCTGCGCGGCGTGTCGTCCGAGAAGGGCCGCGACCCGTCGCAGTACACCATGCTCGCCATCGGCGGCAACGGGCCGGTGCATGCCTGCTCGCTGGCGGAAGCCTCGGGGATGCAGCGTATCATCATCCCCCCGGTCGCCGGCTTATTCAGCGCGCTCGGCATGTTGTTCGCCGACGTGGAGCACCAACTGGTCACGGCGTTTTACCATCGCCTGGACGCGGTGGACGCGGCCAAACTGGCGGCGGCGTTCGATCCGCTATTGACCCGCGGTCTCGGCATGCTGCACAACGAAGGCTACCGGCAGCCGGCGCAGCAAACCCTGACGCGCTTCGCCGATTTGCGTTATCTCGGCCAGACTTCGCCGCTCACCGTGGAAATCCCCCCCGGCGAAGTGGATTTGGCGGCGTTGGCGGCCACCTTCCACCGCGAGCATCAGCACGTTTTCGGCTACGCGTCTCCTCATGAAGCGCTGCAATTGGTGTCGCTGAAATTGGTTTGCCGCGGCGTCCCAAACCGGCAGCGTATGCCCGAGCACGTTCAGCGGCACGGC
This region includes:
- a CDS encoding MmgE/PrpD family protein — translated: MESQWPSCGRTLATRLAALDYEQLPASVVDNVKLFTLDTFGVIAASARAPGMDALMAALTEWESGGCATLLLNGRQVNPVSAALANGAAAHSLDFDDQHDPARVHAFCVILPTVLAAAQAHGHVSGKTALTALAVGVELFCRLGLTCYNSLGKGWHPTTALGCISAAAAAAKVFGLDAEQTLNAMGLAYVQMSGTTQFIADGVLAKRVGPGFAARSGLQAAQLARHGITGPARFLEGKAGLFTLYERGEVSPEILLDGWGERWHLLDLSMKPWPCCRCTHTAIQLALALRAEGIRPEHIESGVIALGQVNHQIVGAPFLQQHPTPTVHAQFNAAYAFAAALTDGQVGIDSFTPQQVRRDATAWASRLRCEVAADFPATAVPPARVRLQMTDGATREITSLTMKGAPDDPLSTEEVLTKFRANLAHGWRTPSARVGVLEKVLLSLEQQDSMTLVMSLFVACQPGGQSS
- a CDS encoding hydantoinase/oxoprolinase family protein; this encodes MTQPVYRLGVDIGGTFTDVVLIADDGTIFSKKVLSTPQDYSQGIENGVAALLQSLNIPGSAISEFVHATTVATNTIIERKGARVGLVTTRGFRDVLEIGRFRTPRLYDIDYKKPDPLVPRQLRCEVTERIDAHGEVVTPLDYACLDAAVATFRQAGVEAVAVTLVNSYVNPDHERAAAAYIAERLPAITVTASVDLLPQLGEYERTSTTVVNAYIRPVVGRYVDALKMRLARLGIEAPLMIMQSSGGISPGEVVARQPIDIIESGPAAGVLGSARLGRHIGEGEMIVFDMGGTTAKATIIEDFAYALCPETEVGGGAALGTRMIKGAGYPVQVPTIDIAEVGAGGGSIAASDSAGGLQVGPRSAGAEPGPVAYGRGGTQATVTDANLLLGYLNPAALVSGELALDSDGARQVMTALGERIGLSVTETAAGIHNIADATMLRALRGVSSEKGRDPSQYTMLAIGGNGPVHACSLAEASGMQRIIIPPVAGLFSALGMLFADVEHQLVTAFYHRLDAVDAAKLAAAFDPLLTRGLGMLHNEGYRQPAQQTLTRFADLRYLGQTSPLTVEIPPGEVDLAALAATFHREHQHVFGYASPHEALQLVSLKLVCRGVPNRQRMPEHVQRHGEKGVATTRRQAYFDAAGWLDTPVISRAALSATPMAGPLIVEEYDTTIVVRPGWQAVRDDWNNVLLTTGQA
- a CDS encoding DSD1 family PLP-dependent enzyme, which codes for MSAASKLIGQPLSALDTPALVVEMPVMMRNLARIADACRAAGVQWRPHCKTHKSPAIALMQLSHGACGITCAKLAEAEVMVAAGITDILIANQIVGPLKIARLLALRQAGATLAVAVDNAGNVTDLAQAAAAAGVTLEVMIEVDTGTQRAGVEPGEPVLRLARHIADSPALRLRGVMTWEGHTTRIADAQQKRAAITAAVALLTDSADLCRRHGIAVPEVSCGGTGTYRTAATLPGVTEIQAGGGIFGDVHYRELYHVPVEYALTLLTTITSRPTPTRIICDAGKKALSCDAGIPIPLELPLVQSVGFSAEHGKVELAAPSALPAVGDRLRWVVGYGDTSVHLHDRIYGIQDGVIVTEWAIPSGSRLR